The Chloroflexota bacterium genome window below encodes:
- a CDS encoding ABC transporter ATP-binding protein, which translates to MKAVIEVEHLRKTYGPIIAVDDISFNVIEGEIFGLLGPNGAGKTTTVECLQGMRRADAGHLRVLGLDSQSEAQALRQRIGSQLQESALPDRIKVWEALDLFASFTPGRSTWPTLMEQWGLADKRNASFSSLSGGQRQRLFIALALVNNPEVVFLDEMTAGLDPAARRVAWDLIRAIRDRGTTVVLVTHFMDEAERLCDRLAVVDHGRIAALDTPQGLIATYASQVRVIFSTDHADLSWLEQIPQVRKVTRHGPRVEVEGSGPVLALVATSLVEHGIVPTDLRIEQPTLEDVFLNITGQAIKS; encoded by the coding sequence ATGAAAGCAGTCATTGAGGTTGAACACCTCAGGAAGACCTACGGGCCAATTATTGCGGTAGATGATATCTCATTCAATGTGATTGAAGGGGAAATCTTCGGTCTCCTCGGCCCAAACGGCGCAGGGAAGACCACAACTGTGGAATGCCTCCAGGGTATGCGGCGGGCCGACGCAGGCCACCTCCGGGTGCTCGGGCTTGATTCACAGTCAGAAGCACAAGCCCTGCGGCAGCGGATCGGCTCTCAACTCCAGGAGTCAGCACTCCCTGACCGTATAAAAGTCTGGGAGGCGCTTGACCTTTTTGCCTCCTTCACCCCTGGCAGATCAACATGGCCCACTCTCATGGAACAATGGGGACTGGCGGATAAACGCAACGCCTCATTCTCCAGCCTGTCTGGAGGTCAGCGCCAGCGACTTTTTATTGCCCTTGCCCTGGTGAATAATCCCGAGGTTGTGTTCCTCGACGAGATGACTGCCGGACTGGACCCAGCCGCCCGCCGGGTAGCCTGGGACCTTATTCGCGCCATCCGTGATCGGGGTACCACTGTTGTCCTGGTCACCCACTTCATGGATGAGGCAGAACGGCTCTGCGACCGATTGGCGGTTGTAGATCACGGGCGGATCGCTGCCCTCGATACACCCCAGGGACTTATCGCCACCTACGCCAGCCAGGTACGAGTCATATTCAGTACCGACCATGCCGATCTATCCTGGCTGGAGCAGATACCCCAGGTACGTAAAGTGACCCGACATGGACCACGGGTTGAAGTCGAAGGCAGTGGCCCGGTACTGGCCCTGGTGGCCACTTCGCTCGTTGAACATGGCATCGTACCAACCGACCTCCGGATCGAACAGCCCACGCTGGAGGATGTATTCCTGAATATTACGGGGCAAGCCATCAAAAGCTGA
- a CDS encoding enoyl-CoA hydratase-related protein, translating into MEYKTLQFECRDHIGWLTLNRPQRLNALSIEMVQELRHFFGSLDEHLEARVVVVRGAGRAFCAGFDVKELAESTGKGAQDGKGPPGLATHGHILQRSVSEIVIQMRRAPQPLIGAIRGPAAGGGFSLTMACDIRLAGQSARFNANNIRIGYSGGDLGSTYFLPRLIGLSRAAEYLYTGRMMDAATAERIGFVSRVVADEQLDQTAEELAREMLNATPFALRLTKELLNINIDASSLAAATELEGRSNLLCGFTEDAQEATKAVFFEKRPPIYRDA; encoded by the coding sequence ATGGAATATAAAACCCTGCAATTCGAGTGTCGCGATCATATCGGTTGGCTCACTCTCAATCGACCCCAGCGTCTCAATGCACTGTCAATCGAAATGGTCCAGGAACTGAGGCACTTCTTTGGCAGTCTGGATGAGCACCTGGAGGCCCGTGTGGTTGTGGTGCGGGGTGCAGGACGGGCCTTTTGCGCCGGGTTCGACGTCAAGGAACTGGCCGAGAGCACGGGCAAAGGGGCCCAGGATGGGAAAGGGCCTCCTGGCCTGGCCACCCATGGCCACATTCTGCAAAGATCCGTCAGTGAAATAGTCATTCAGATGCGCCGTGCGCCCCAGCCGCTCATAGGCGCAATCCGCGGCCCAGCCGCTGGAGGCGGCTTCAGCCTCACCATGGCCTGCGACATCCGCTTAGCCGGCCAATCAGCCCGCTTCAACGCCAATAACATCCGCATTGGATACTCCGGTGGTGACCTGGGCTCCACATATTTCCTGCCTCGCCTCATTGGCCTGTCGCGAGCGGCCGAATATCTCTATACCGGCCGCATGATGGATGCTGCCACTGCCGAGCGAATAGGCTTCGTATCCCGAGTGGTGGCCGACGAACAACTGGACCAGACCGCCGAGGAACTGGCCAGGGAGATGCTCAATGCCACTCCCTTCGCTCTAAGACTGACAAAGGAATTACTTAACATCAATATCGATGCTTCAAGCCTGGCCGCAGCCACAGAGTTGGAAGGTCGCAGCAATCTGCTCTGCGGTTTTACCGAGGATGCTCAGGAGGCAACAAAGGCCGTCTTTTTTGAAAAGCGCCCGCCCATCTACCGTGACGCCTAG
- a CDS encoding N-acetyltransferase, translated as MEPIQGLRIREMTDIDMAAMIEIDKKITGKDRMSSWPQKVSSHFKTYYPPLSFVAEVEGRVVGFILGVVMGAEYSLPLSGWINIIGVDPGYQGKGIGKMLAKSFTEACHKRGIKARLMVRQSDERLKKMLLSLGFEQGELVDFVKGFPVHKAGSKEE; from the coding sequence ATGGAGCCGATTCAGGGATTAAGGATTCGCGAGATGACAGATATAGATATGGCGGCTATGATCGAGATAGACAAGAAGATCACCGGTAAGGACAGGATGTCTAGCTGGCCACAAAAAGTCAGCAGTCACTTTAAGACCTACTATCCTCCTCTGTCCTTTGTGGCTGAGGTAGAGGGCCGGGTGGTCGGCTTCATATTAGGTGTTGTCATGGGAGCTGAATATTCGCTGCCCCTGAGCGGGTGGATTAATATCATCGGCGTCGATCCGGGTTATCAGGGGAAGGGTATAGGCAAGATGCTGGCGAAGTCCTTCACCGAAGCGTGCCACAAAAGGGGAATCAAAGCGCGGCTCATGGTTCGACAGAGTGACGAGCGCCTCAAGAAGATGCTTCTGTCACTTGGATTTGAGCAGGGAGAACTGGTGGATTTTGTTAAAGGCTTTCCGGTGCACAAAGCAGGTTCTAAAGAAGAATAA